In Corynebacterium ulcerans, one genomic interval encodes:
- a CDS encoding DUF501 domain-containing protein: protein MSVSQADLSVVAEQLGRMPRGVIEISYRTPDGVPGVVMTTPKLDDGTPFPTLYYLTEPRLTAEASRLEVAHVMKWMTDRLENDEELRADYLKAHEHFLAKRNAIEDLGTDFSGGGMPDRVKCLHVLIAYALAEGPEHFRLGTEAVAMAAEHAGLRGSAIPEDWPTCSDLGINLSDFDFSHADVPGGAQ from the coding sequence ATGAGTGTTTCCCAAGCCGATCTTTCTGTAGTTGCCGAACAACTGGGCCGTATGCCGCGCGGAGTGATAGAAATTTCTTATCGCACGCCCGATGGGGTTCCTGGAGTCGTGATGACTACTCCTAAGCTTGACGACGGTACCCCCTTTCCTACTCTCTACTACCTCACTGAGCCCCGTCTTACCGCAGAAGCATCTCGCTTAGAAGTCGCTCATGTAATGAAGTGGATGACCGATCGTCTAGAAAATGACGAAGAATTGCGTGCTGATTACCTCAAGGCTCATGAACATTTCTTGGCTAAAAGAAATGCAATTGAGGATTTAGGGACAGATTTCTCTGGTGGGGGCATGCCCGATCGGGTGAAATGCCTGCATGTTCTTATCGCCTATGCATTAGCGGAGGGACCGGAACACTTCAGACTGGGTACGGAGGCCGTAGCTATGGCTGCCGAGCACGCTGGCTTGCGTGGAAGTGCTATCCCAGAAGATTGGCCCACGTGCTCGGATCTGGGAATCAACCTTTCAGATTTTGACTTCAGTCACGCAGACGTTCCTGGAGGGGCCCAGTGA
- a CDS encoding AraC family transcriptional regulator, whose protein sequence is MLDAVERVSVTSHTSRFGSTVLLWCDQGTATVNAPDRVVAVMAGDIVVAPVGAFVSGHGVVLPITFPDFHFQGNTRRIHLGSRWSHRMVYEFARSLMGEKDLSPEIASLFSERACPPPAPQSGAAKMVAQLLVANPADQTSLVSFAQRFHVSSRTLQRQFLQGTGFTFSEWRAAHRVSVAATLLPHDFTISVVANLVGFSATSSLTRAFRRHTGLTPSAFTGSATGMGSVGEPPHIPATTTFARAEQDLALWIYKGTATVTTPGYCRFVGMGETVTIPSGTHTRVDVAAGSIALPIPLAHANEGLTLMDALKHCLNPATTAELRPLAANERVAAEKLLIPSP, encoded by the coding sequence ATGTTAGATGCAGTAGAAAGGGTTAGCGTGACTTCCCATACGTCTAGGTTCGGTAGCACGGTGTTACTTTGGTGCGATCAAGGCACTGCGACTGTCAACGCGCCGGATCGGGTAGTTGCAGTGATGGCTGGGGATATAGTGGTGGCTCCAGTAGGTGCTTTTGTCTCGGGGCATGGGGTGGTATTGCCAATTACGTTCCCAGATTTTCATTTTCAAGGAAATACTAGGCGTATACACTTAGGATCCCGTTGGTCTCATCGTATGGTCTATGAGTTTGCCCGGAGCCTGATGGGGGAGAAGGACTTATCTCCGGAGATAGCAAGCCTTTTTAGTGAGCGTGCATGCCCTCCGCCTGCCCCGCAGTCCGGTGCCGCAAAAATGGTCGCTCAATTACTTGTTGCTAACCCCGCAGATCAGACGTCACTCGTGTCATTTGCCCAACGTTTTCATGTGAGCTCGCGGACATTACAGCGTCAATTCTTGCAGGGAACCGGCTTCACCTTTAGTGAATGGCGTGCGGCTCATCGGGTTTCTGTTGCGGCTACCCTTCTTCCTCATGATTTTACTATCTCAGTAGTCGCGAATTTGGTGGGATTCAGTGCAACGTCATCGTTGACACGAGCTTTTAGAAGGCATACTGGATTGACACCATCTGCTTTTACAGGCAGTGCAACGGGGATGGGAAGCGTAGGAGAGCCTCCACACATTCCTGCGACAACCACCTTTGCTCGTGCTGAGCAGGATCTAGCGTTGTGGATTTATAAAGGTACTGCAACTGTGACTACTCCTGGATATTGTCGTTTTGTGGGCATGGGAGAAACAGTGACTATCCCTTCTGGAACCCACACCAGAGTTGACGTTGCGGCGGGCTCGATAGCGCTGCCGATTCCATTGGCACATGCTAACGAGGGGTTGACGCTCATGGATGCGCTAAAACACTGTTTAAATCCGGCAACCACAGCGGAATTGCGCCCTCTTGCGGCAAACGAGAGAGTTGCTGCGGAAAAGCTTTTGATCCCCAGCCCATAA
- a CDS encoding amino acid permease has product MSLAASSADKKSQHTVRIWTLIGLIIGSTVGSGIFSLPQNIASVAAPGAMFIGWVIAGVGMLAVAFVFQILAHRKPHLDSGVYSYVRAGLGDFIGFTSGWGYWLGSVIAQVGYATLFFSTLGHYIPLFNTDHRLASAIAVSLMTWLIFAVLSLGIKQAAFMNAVTTVAKLLPILAFIILVMFLGFSWDKFTFDFWGNSTGASVFDQVQGIMLFTVWVFIGVEGASVYSKQARTRADVGRATVFGFFTVLLLLVTVATLSYGVLTREELAALPNNSMAYVLEAVVGPWGAGLVSIGLCLSVLGAYVSWQMLCAEPVAMMAFDGLLPRQLGKINASGAPWVAQLISTTVIQLWVIVFFINQTTYVSMVQLATVLYLVPYVFSAFYLILLATRGKGISHPAAGTRFDDSGPEVSHKENRRHLAVALLAFVYSLWLFYAADLKYVLFGALAVLPGLIPYVGTRLYKKEPVFNAFEWVVVSLIAVAGCYGIYGIITGTMSL; this is encoded by the coding sequence ATGAGCCTTGCAGCCTCCAGCGCTGACAAGAAATCACAGCACACGGTTCGCATCTGGACTCTCATCGGCCTAATCATCGGTTCGACTGTCGGCTCAGGAATCTTTTCTTTGCCGCAAAATATTGCATCAGTGGCGGCGCCGGGAGCGATGTTCATCGGCTGGGTCATCGCAGGCGTAGGCATGCTGGCAGTGGCCTTTGTGTTCCAGATACTCGCGCATCGCAAACCACACCTTGACTCCGGTGTCTACTCCTATGTGCGCGCAGGATTAGGCGACTTCATCGGGTTTACCTCGGGTTGGGGCTACTGGCTAGGCAGTGTCATCGCACAAGTTGGATATGCCACGTTGTTCTTCTCCACGCTAGGACACTACATTCCGCTTTTTAATACGGACCATCGCCTGGCCTCTGCCATTGCAGTGTCTCTGATGACATGGCTTATCTTTGCTGTTCTGTCTCTCGGAATTAAGCAGGCCGCTTTTATGAATGCGGTCACCACGGTAGCCAAGTTGCTTCCTATCCTGGCATTTATCATATTGGTCATGTTCTTGGGCTTCAGCTGGGATAAATTCACCTTTGATTTCTGGGGCAATTCCACCGGAGCCTCCGTTTTTGACCAGGTCCAAGGCATCATGCTTTTCACTGTATGGGTATTCATCGGTGTTGAAGGCGCCTCAGTGTATTCCAAGCAAGCCCGCACGCGTGCCGACGTCGGACGCGCTACCGTATTCGGTTTCTTTACAGTGCTACTTTTGCTCGTCACCGTAGCAACCCTGTCCTATGGTGTGCTCACACGTGAAGAGCTCGCAGCCCTTCCTAACAACTCGATGGCTTATGTGTTGGAGGCTGTCGTCGGCCCCTGGGGCGCAGGACTGGTCTCCATTGGCCTGTGTCTGAGTGTTCTCGGCGCGTATGTCTCCTGGCAGATGCTTTGCGCGGAACCAGTAGCCATGATGGCCTTCGACGGACTACTCCCCCGACAGCTTGGAAAAATCAATGCCTCCGGTGCACCTTGGGTAGCCCAGTTGATTTCTACAACAGTAATTCAACTCTGGGTGATCGTCTTCTTTATCAACCAGACCACATACGTGTCTATGGTTCAGCTCGCCACTGTTTTATACCTCGTCCCCTATGTTTTCTCAGCGTTCTATCTCATCTTGTTAGCGACTCGAGGCAAAGGGATTTCGCACCCTGCAGCAGGCACTCGCTTTGATGATTCTGGCCCAGAGGTCAGCCATAAAGAGAATCGTCGCCATCTCGCTGTGGCGCTCCTTGCCTTTGTGTACTCGCTGTGGCTGTTCTACGCCGCGGATCTGAAGTACGTGCTCTTCGGCGCCTTGGCGGTTCTTCCCGGCCTTATCCCCTATGTAGGGACCCGCCTCTATAAAAAGGAACCTGTTTTCAACGCATTCGAGTGGGTAGTGGTTTCGCTCATCGCAGTTGCAGGGTGCTACGGAATCTACGGCATTATCACTGGGACTATGTCTCTCTAA
- a CDS encoding Ppx/GppA phosphatase family protein — MTKFAAVDCGTNSIRLLISEVHNGVATDVCRLMEIVRLGKGVDGTGELAPESIERARLALARYVELMKEHGVQAVRMVATSATRDARNKDDFFAMTGSLLGQITPGARAEVISGEEEASLSFRGAVSDLEGESGPFCVIDLGGGSTEFIVGESGGEIYGSHSAQMGCVRLTERIMRADPPTDTEIEIARDYVTERIEQVEKIVPIEKASTFVGCAGTFTTLAAMALGLESYDPGAIHDARLRLDALQVITAQLIAETAAQRAAHPVMHPGRADVIAGGSVVVDGVLDMLRRKAVVDRIVISEKDILDGIIAGLAEAHEQAPPV, encoded by the coding sequence GTGACCAAGTTTGCCGCTGTTGATTGCGGTACAAACTCAATCAGGCTGCTGATCAGCGAAGTACATAATGGTGTTGCTACCGATGTATGCCGGTTGATGGAAATAGTACGCCTAGGGAAGGGTGTGGATGGTACTGGTGAATTAGCCCCAGAATCTATAGAGCGTGCTCGTTTAGCTCTTGCTCGTTATGTAGAACTTATGAAAGAACACGGTGTACAAGCCGTGCGTATGGTAGCTACTTCCGCAACTCGGGATGCACGGAACAAAGATGATTTCTTTGCCATGACTGGTAGCCTCCTGGGCCAGATCACTCCTGGAGCGCGGGCGGAAGTAATTAGCGGTGAGGAAGAAGCTTCCTTGTCTTTCCGTGGTGCAGTTTCGGATCTAGAGGGCGAATCTGGACCGTTTTGTGTCATTGACCTGGGAGGAGGCTCTACCGAATTTATCGTAGGGGAGTCTGGGGGCGAGATTTATGGTTCGCATTCTGCTCAAATGGGCTGTGTGCGGCTCACAGAGCGCATTATGCGGGCAGACCCTCCCACGGACACCGAGATTGAGATAGCTCGTGATTACGTAACCGAGCGTATTGAGCAAGTAGAGAAAATTGTTCCTATTGAGAAAGCTTCTACGTTTGTGGGCTGTGCAGGTACGTTCACTACGCTTGCTGCCATGGCGTTGGGGCTAGAATCTTATGATCCTGGCGCCATACATGATGCTCGACTGCGTTTGGACGCGCTTCAGGTGATAACCGCGCAGTTGATTGCGGAAACAGCTGCGCAACGAGCAGCCCATCCCGTGATGCATCCTGGGCGTGCAGATGTTATTGCGGGTGGTTCCGTGGTAGTGGACGGCGTTTTGGATATGCTTCGTCGCAAGGCTGTAGTTGACCGGATTGTTATTTCTGAAAAAGATATTCTGGACGGAATTATTGCTGGATTAGCAGAAGCGCATGAACAGGCGCCCCCGGTGTGA
- a CDS encoding MazG nucleotide pyrophosphohydrolase domain-containing protein → MMVLLLDPRWPTMVPVEILKKLSGKITFTDDVPVQAQRILAKCVQAGTEEIVASTNEADPVVVKTIDRGAQILEVASRKEVVRQARVVMAHALRRGEWEQMQTHHSLIPYLEEESAEVIHAIREGALDEELMEELGDVLLQVLFHAEIAARRGSFDFEDVAASFVQKMKKRQPYLFDGSTGVVPVSEQERLWSAGKRKTGK, encoded by the coding sequence ATGATGGTTCTCCTCCTAGACCCGCGCTGGCCCACAATGGTTCCTGTAGAAATATTAAAGAAACTCTCAGGAAAAATCACATTTACAGATGACGTGCCGGTACAGGCTCAAAGAATTCTTGCGAAATGTGTGCAAGCGGGGACAGAAGAGATCGTTGCGAGTACCAACGAAGCGGATCCTGTTGTTGTTAAGACAATCGACCGTGGTGCGCAAATACTCGAGGTTGCTTCCCGGAAGGAAGTCGTGAGGCAGGCGCGCGTTGTGATGGCTCACGCACTACGCCGCGGAGAATGGGAACAGATGCAAACCCATCATTCACTCATCCCTTATCTTGAGGAAGAAAGTGCGGAAGTAATCCACGCTATCCGTGAGGGGGCTTTGGATGAAGAACTGATGGAGGAGCTCGGCGATGTGCTGTTGCAGGTGCTATTCCACGCGGAGATAGCGGCTAGGAGGGGATCCTTTGATTTTGAGGATGTGGCAGCCAGTTTTGTTCAAAAGATGAAAAAGCGTCAGCCCTATCTTTTTGACGGTTCCACGGGCGTGGTTCCTGTCTCTGAGCAGGAGCGGTTATGGTCCGCTGGGAAGCGAAAAACTGGGAAGTAA
- a CDS encoding lytic transglycosylase domain-containing protein, with product MGSGFRRAAGCGMGVVLSVILVISLVGWALSFLEGESPVRQLQDVPTSVPPARAAEVPRIDIHAPGRTSDKLAFWADPIAADTSISSAAIRAYANAELIAAESWPECHLSWGTLAGLGYVETRHGTYSGHLFESREIDSNGFVLPPIIGVPLDGSPGFAKVPDTDNGRLDGDTVYDRAVGPMQFIPETWKKYGRDANGDGVADPNQIDDAALSAANMLCDGRDLATKEGWTSALHAYNMSNDYLIKVRNAAASYALRQPAV from the coding sequence ATGGGTTCAGGATTTCGCCGCGCAGCAGGATGCGGGATGGGTGTTGTGTTGTCGGTGATCCTCGTTATTTCTCTTGTGGGATGGGCTCTTTCTTTCTTAGAGGGAGAGTCTCCTGTACGGCAGCTACAAGACGTTCCAACGTCGGTGCCACCAGCTAGAGCGGCGGAGGTTCCTCGGATAGATATACATGCTCCGGGGCGAACATCTGACAAGCTTGCTTTTTGGGCCGATCCTATTGCGGCTGATACGTCGATAAGCTCTGCAGCTATACGCGCGTATGCTAACGCGGAGCTTATCGCTGCAGAGTCTTGGCCGGAATGTCATTTAAGCTGGGGGACGCTTGCAGGACTGGGGTATGTGGAAACTCGGCATGGGACATACTCAGGTCATCTGTTTGAAAGTCGAGAAATAGACTCCAACGGTTTTGTTCTGCCTCCGATTATCGGAGTTCCGCTTGATGGATCACCCGGTTTTGCAAAGGTCCCTGATACGGATAACGGACGTCTTGATGGAGACACCGTATATGACCGAGCGGTTGGTCCTATGCAATTCATCCCTGAAACATGGAAAAAGTACGGACGCGACGCTAATGGTGATGGTGTAGCGGATCCCAATCAGATCGACGACGCGGCTCTGAGTGCTGCGAATATGCTATGCGACGGTCGGGATTTAGCCACTAAAGAAGGATGGACGTCGGCGTTGCATGCATACAATATGTCTAATGACTATTTAATTAAGGTGCGGAACGCTGCAGCTTCCTACGCGTTGCGTCAGCCGGCTGTGTAA
- a CDS encoding septum formation initiator family protein has translation MVIKKKRAVPVVNRPERTRGFKLPRKRIHLHARGLIIVGIVLVILVVMIFRPLHTYMMQRADIARLTSSIEQKQQKKDDLLSELDKYKSDAYIREQARTRLGVIARGERAYRVLTPELEAKEPMGGGENINHDDSRPWFEKLWDSVSIPEASEEETGGADGPEMHLPLIPTEAPAPPVTP, from the coding sequence ATGGTGATTAAGAAAAAGCGTGCGGTTCCGGTAGTCAACCGCCCTGAGCGAACGCGTGGGTTCAAACTACCGCGGAAGCGTATTCACCTGCACGCCAGAGGTCTGATCATTGTGGGGATAGTCCTAGTGATCCTTGTTGTGATGATTTTTCGGCCCCTTCACACATACATGATGCAGCGGGCCGACATTGCTCGTCTCACCTCTTCGATCGAACAGAAGCAGCAAAAGAAGGACGATCTGCTCTCGGAGTTAGACAAATACAAGTCCGATGCTTACATCAGGGAACAAGCGCGTACACGACTTGGCGTCATTGCACGTGGGGAACGTGCGTACCGAGTGCTGACCCCAGAACTCGAAGCTAAAGAGCCCATGGGGGGAGGGGAGAACATCAACCATGATGACTCACGCCCGTGGTTTGAAAAGCTGTGGGATTCCGTGAGTATCCCGGAAGCATCTGAGGAAGAAACCGGAGGAGCGGATGGTCCAGAAATGCACCTTCCCCTCATCCCCACAGAAGCTCCGGCTCCGCCTGTCACACCTTAA
- a CDS encoding Bax inhibitor-1/YccA family membrane protein, with translation MRSSNPVLNSLTGSRQRQTQAGYQQQIDNPYGGYGYNQLDPQVNDRPMTVDDVVSKTGITLGVIIAFAILNFGIAQVNSGIALMLTGVGAIGGLITVLISSFGRKFGSAPITLTYAAFEGLFVGGISLVLSGWLVGGQNAGTLIGQAVLGTVGVFLGMLYVYKTGAVKVTPKFNRILTSCIIGVLVLVVGNLVLSLFGVNLGLYSGGPIAIIFSLVCIGLAAMSFLQDFDIADRLIRQGAPSKNAWGVALGLAVTLVWLYTEILRLLSYFNQR, from the coding sequence ATGCGCAGTAGCAATCCGGTCTTAAATTCTCTGACGGGTTCCCGCCAACGACAGACCCAGGCGGGCTACCAGCAGCAGATCGATAACCCCTATGGGGGATATGGTTACAATCAGCTTGATCCGCAGGTTAACGATCGTCCCATGACCGTGGATGACGTTGTCTCTAAAACGGGAATTACCCTTGGAGTCATCATCGCGTTTGCGATCCTTAACTTCGGAATTGCCCAGGTGAATTCCGGCATTGCGTTGATGCTGACGGGCGTCGGCGCTATCGGCGGTCTGATCACTGTTCTGATCTCTTCCTTTGGTCGTAAGTTTGGCTCTGCGCCTATCACCTTGACCTATGCGGCATTTGAGGGATTGTTCGTAGGCGGTATCTCGCTTGTCTTGTCTGGCTGGCTTGTCGGCGGGCAAAACGCTGGAACCTTGATCGGTCAGGCAGTGCTGGGCACTGTTGGCGTTTTCCTGGGAATGCTGTACGTATACAAGACAGGCGCAGTGAAGGTGACGCCTAAGTTCAACCGGATTCTTACCTCCTGCATCATCGGTGTTCTCGTTCTTGTGGTGGGCAACCTGGTGTTGAGCCTCTTCGGCGTGAACCTCGGGCTTTATAGCGGTGGCCCTATCGCCATTATCTTCTCACTCGTATGCATTGGACTAGCGGCGATGAGCTTCTTGCAGGACTTTGATATCGCTGACCGTCTCATCCGTCAGGGAGCTCCTTCCAAGAATGCGTGGGGCGTGGCGCTCGGCTTAGCTGTGACACTTGTGTGGCTGTACACGGAGATTCTCCGTCTCCTGAGCTACTTCAATCAGAGGTAA
- the eno gene encoding phosphopyruvate hydratase, protein MADIMHVFAREILDSRGNPTVEAEVFLDDGAHGIAGVPSGASTGIHEAHELRDGGDRYLGKGVLNAVNNINEEIADAIAGAEADDQRLIDQAMIALDGTENKSRLGANAILGVSMAVAKAAAESAGLPLYRYVGGPNAHLLPVPMMNIVNGGAHADSGVDVQEFMIAPIGAESFSEALRMGAEVYHSLKSVIKSKGLSTGLGDEGGFAPSVESTKAALDLIVEAIEKAGMKPGTDIALALDVASSEFFKDGKYHFEGGEHTAEEMAKVYADLIEQYPIVSIEDPLQEDDWEGYTNLTAAIGDKVQIVGDDFFVTNPARLQEGIDKKAANALLVKVNQIGTLTETFDAVDLAHRNGYRTMMSHRSGETEDTTIADLSVALGCGQIKTGAPARSERVAKYNQLLRIEQELGDAAVYAGRSAFPRFRD, encoded by the coding sequence GTGGCTGACATTATGCACGTTTTCGCACGCGAGATCCTCGATTCCCGCGGTAATCCCACCGTCGAGGCAGAGGTTTTCCTTGATGATGGGGCTCATGGCATCGCTGGTGTCCCTTCGGGTGCATCGACAGGCATCCATGAGGCACATGAGCTTCGCGATGGCGGCGATCGTTACTTGGGTAAAGGCGTTCTCAATGCCGTCAATAACATCAACGAGGAAATCGCTGACGCTATTGCAGGTGCAGAGGCTGATGATCAGCGCCTTATCGACCAAGCCATGATCGCTCTCGACGGAACTGAGAACAAGTCGCGTCTGGGTGCTAATGCCATCTTGGGTGTTTCCATGGCTGTGGCCAAGGCTGCCGCAGAGTCTGCAGGTCTTCCGCTGTACCGTTACGTCGGCGGCCCAAACGCACATCTTCTGCCTGTTCCGATGATGAACATTGTCAATGGTGGCGCACATGCTGACTCTGGCGTGGACGTCCAGGAGTTCATGATTGCGCCTATCGGTGCTGAGAGCTTCTCCGAGGCCTTGCGGATGGGTGCAGAGGTCTATCACTCACTTAAATCTGTGATCAAATCTAAAGGTCTATCCACGGGGCTTGGCGACGAGGGCGGCTTCGCACCTTCCGTAGAGTCCACCAAGGCTGCTCTTGACCTTATTGTTGAAGCAATCGAAAAGGCTGGCATGAAGCCAGGTACCGATATCGCTCTGGCTCTGGATGTTGCTTCCTCGGAATTCTTCAAAGACGGTAAGTACCACTTTGAGGGCGGCGAGCATACCGCCGAGGAGATGGCAAAAGTTTATGCAGATCTCATTGAGCAGTACCCAATTGTGTCTATCGAGGACCCCCTACAAGAAGACGATTGGGAGGGCTACACCAACCTCACCGCGGCTATCGGCGATAAGGTACAAATCGTTGGTGACGACTTCTTTGTAACTAACCCTGCTCGTCTGCAGGAAGGTATTGATAAAAAGGCTGCTAACGCGCTTTTGGTGAAGGTTAACCAGATTGGCACCCTGACTGAAACCTTCGACGCTGTTGATCTTGCTCACCGCAATGGTTACCGCACAATGATGTCTCACCGTTCCGGAGAGACGGAAGATACTACGATTGCAGACCTTTCGGTTGCCCTCGGATGTGGTCAAATTAAGACCGGAGCACCCGCTCGCTCCGAACGTGTGGCAAAATATAATCAGCTGCTGCGTATTGAGCAGGAGCTAGGAGACGCTGCTGTGTATGCAGGTCGTTCTGCATTCCCGCGTTTCCGCGACTAA